From Desulfuromonas soudanensis, the proteins below share one genomic window:
- a CDS encoding pyrimidine/purine nucleoside phosphorylase: protein MSYAPPEEFSGVTVACKANVYFDGKVVSHAVTFSDGSKKTLGLIYPGSFKFNTDAPEKMEIIAGGCRVRIAGKGDWIGFPAGTWFDVPGKSFFEIEVEKGVAEYVCSFC from the coding sequence ATGAGCTATGCCCCCCCCGAAGAGTTCTCCGGCGTCACCGTCGCCTGCAAGGCCAACGTCTATTTCGACGGCAAGGTCGTCAGCCACGCCGTCACCTTCAGCGACGGCAGCAAAAAGACCCTCGGCCTGATCTATCCCGGGAGCTTCAAGTTCAACACCGACGCGCCGGAAAAGATGGAGATCATCGCCGGTGGCTGCCGGGTGCGCATCGCCGGGAAGGGGGACTGGATCGGTTTTCCTGCCGGGACCTGGTTCGACGTTCCGGGGAAGTCCTTCTTCGAGATCGAGGTGGAAAAAGGTGTCGCCGAGTACGTCTGCTCCTTCTGCTGA
- a CDS encoding RCKP-type rubredoxin-like domain-containing protein translates to MATWTCEACGYEKEGRCKPKKCPTCQASGGFVKKPEA, encoded by the coding sequence ATGGCAACCTGGACCTGCGAAGCCTGCGGCTACGAAAAAGAGGGGCGCTGCAAGCCGAAGAAATGCCCGACCTGCCAGGCCAGCGGCGGTTTTGTCAAAAAACCCGAGGCCTGA